In a single window of the Nodularia spumigena CCY9414 genome:
- a CDS encoding ferritin-like domain-containing protein: MIDSLELITTVEDLHYYLIQGLMIEHATLPPYLTALYSLKPGSNLEAFHFIRTVAVEEMLHLTLVANVFNAVGGNITGVLTNPDFVPTYPTHLPTGEVDFEVNVGKFSKETVETFCNIERSHHVSEKKALVESRTQQTRRHSFLKLAGKKDNLSYDTIGLFYTEVIRGLKALDKKYKDEGKNLFIGDPRKQITPEYYYDGAGDIVKVTDLDSAIKALYIIQTQGEGSGTTTIYDSEKELSHYFRFQQLLKGRYYKIDKEDPTKSDQPDQPTGETLTVDWDAVYPVMDNLTLSKLRSYCDADSELYAHALEFQQAYSRFLAEIEHSFNGHPEQLLPAVGSMFRLKELATSLIRNPIPGLDGVHAGPIYKFE, from the coding sequence ATGATTGATAGTTTAGAGTTGATTACAACGGTTGAAGACCTGCATTACTATCTCATTCAGGGCTTGATGATAGAACACGCGACTCTTCCCCCTTATCTCACTGCCCTTTACTCCCTGAAACCAGGCTCAAATTTGGAAGCTTTTCACTTTATTCGCACCGTCGCTGTAGAGGAAATGCTCCATCTCACTTTAGTAGCCAATGTGTTTAATGCGGTGGGAGGAAATATCACAGGAGTTTTGACTAATCCTGACTTTGTTCCCACATACCCGACTCACTTACCTACGGGAGAAGTTGACTTTGAAGTTAATGTTGGCAAGTTTTCCAAAGAAACAGTAGAGACATTTTGTAACATTGAACGTTCTCATCATGTAAGTGAAAAAAAAGCATTAGTAGAATCTCGCACTCAACAAACAAGAAGACACAGTTTTTTAAAACTTGCTGGTAAAAAGGATAACTTAAGCTACGACACCATTGGATTATTCTATACAGAAGTGATTCGGGGCTTAAAGGCACTTGATAAGAAGTATAAGGATGAAGGGAAGAATCTCTTCATTGGTGATCCCAGAAAGCAAATTACCCCTGAGTATTACTATGATGGTGCGGGAGATATCGTCAAGGTGACGGATCTTGATTCTGCTATCAAGGCATTGTATATCATTCAAACTCAAGGTGAAGGGTCTGGAACTACAACTATCTATGATTCTGAAAAAGAACTTTCTCATTACTTCCGTTTCCAGCAACTCCTGAAGGGTCGCTACTATAAGATAGACAAGGAAGATCCAACGAAATCAGATCAGCCTGATCAGCCTACAGGTGAAACCTTGACTGTAGATTGGGACGCTGTTTATCCCGTGATGGATAATCTGACGTTGAGTAAACTCAGAAGTTATTGTGACGCAGATTCAGAATTATATGCTCACGCACTGGAGTTCCAGCAAGCTTATAGCAGATTCCTTGCAGAGATTGAACATTCCTTTAATGGTCATCCTGAGCAGTTGCTTCCTGCGGTGGGCAGTATGTTCCGACTCAAGGAATTGGCTACTAGTCTGATTCGTAACCCTATTCCGGGACTGGATGGTGTTCATGCAGGTCCAATTTATAAGTTTGAGTAA
- a CDS encoding helix-turn-helix domain-containing protein has protein sequence MSSIFDYIQNNPQEAQRLVGLKYEQLQELLDKAIKLHNHKRELLEDRKVRIILGGGGRRPKLSPSEQIILTLTYLRHLTTFQLLGIQFGVSETTANDTFNYWLPLLGELLPPSLVEQVKKTPVTMKLLKKF, from the coding sequence ATGAGCAGTATATTCGATTATATCCAAAATAATCCCCAGGAAGCACAGCGTTTAGTAGGGCTGAAATATGAACAGTTGCAGGAACTTTTAGACAAAGCCATTAAACTGCACAATCATAAACGAGAATTGCTTGAAGATAGAAAAGTGAGAATTATTCTGGGTGGAGGTGGTCGCAGACCAAAATTATCACCATCGGAGCAAATAATTCTCACCCTAACATATTTACGACATTTAACCACATTTCAACTATTGGGTATTCAATTTGGCGTGAGTGAAACAACTGCAAATGATACGTTTAACTATTGGTTGCCATTATTGGGAGAATTATTACCACCAAGTTTAGTAGAACAGGTAAAAAAAACTCCAGTGACTATGAAATTGTTAAAGAAGTTTTAA
- a CDS encoding HARBI1 family protein, translating into MVAIIGRIITTKFSRTGKKNSSDYEIVKEVLTDFELIVDSYEQPIERPSEYQQQEKYYSGKKKMHTRKSQLIVLPNGRDIVDVVAGEPGRKSDINLFRENKNGFEEKQKFSGDKAYQGEKSIKTPEKKPRKKELSSEQKIQNKELASERIFVEHLIRLVKIFRVAQERFRLNSSKYEQIIMTICGLVRLRIGTFIL; encoded by the coding sequence TTGGTTGCCATTATTGGGAGAATTATTACCACCAAGTTTAGTAGAACAGGTAAAAAAAACTCCAGTGACTATGAAATTGTTAAAGAAGTTTTAACAGACTTTGAACTAATCGTAGATAGCTATGAACAGCCCATAGAAAGACCTTCAGAGTATCAACAGCAGGAAAAATATTACTCAGGTAAGAAGAAAATGCACACTAGAAAAAGTCAATTAATTGTTCTGCCTAATGGTAGAGATATTGTTGATGTAGTAGCTGGTGAGCCAGGACGAAAAAGTGACATAAATTTATTTCGGGAAAATAAAAATGGGTTTGAAGAGAAACAAAAATTTTCCGGTGACAAAGCTTACCAAGGAGAGAAATCAATTAAAACACCTGAAAAAAAGCCTAGAAAAAAAGAATTAAGTTCTGAACAAAAAATTCAAAATAAAGAACTGGCATCAGAGCGCATATTTGTAGAACATTTAATTCGTTTAGTGAAGATATTTAGAGTAGCTCAAGAAAGATTTAGATTAAATTCCTCTAAATACGAGCAGATAATTATGACTATTTGTGGACTCGTTAGATTACGCATTGGCACATTTATTTTGTAA
- a CDS encoding GMC family oxidoreductase, with protein sequence MSQSRTTVNFVTSETVSQTFYDVVIVGAGVAGAIVAKQLSEQGKRVLILEAGTGYGLTLEGFQGHVDTFYGAVDKNANSPYPVNRNALSPTDGANHYFEEKGPLPLSGSYTRVLGGTTMHWEGKTIRMLPEDFELKTRYGKGLDWPIKYEDLMPYYRQAEYEMGVSGDVEGQKRLGVPFKEGYVFPMLELPPSYLDQKVSEGLKGSTVELEGETIKLQLSTFPQGRNSIPNPKYNEYGHKADIRFVPDGIASVKPLEYGERCQGNANCVPICPVQAKYDARKTLNTIAFPDRVDLLAQAVAYKVEVNPDNGRVTAIHYKHYQDKNSPDHIVGIAQGTLFVLAAHAVENAKLMLASNLKSSNDLMGRNLMDHPFLLAWALMPEVTGTMRGPLVTSGIGTFRKGKFRHNQCTFAMDIHNDGWGWSGTGATDIVRNAVEKGNLYGSQLRQELISKISRQLLLAFMCELPADYNNRVTIDPQYKDQLGNYRPVIHFDVPDYCKKTFAYARNLSKKIFKDLGAEDHTHYDDTDPAYFEYEGEGYWFRGGNHFSGTHVMGTTKDNSVVDKYMRSWDHRNLYMVGAGSMPSIGSSNTTLDISENYQTLAVTIFLVSDR encoded by the coding sequence ATGAGCCAAAGTCGGACTACAGTAAACTTCGTTACTTCCGAGACTGTTTCTCAAACCTTCTACGATGTAGTCATAGTCGGAGCGGGAGTAGCTGGAGCCATTGTTGCCAAACAACTTAGTGAGCAAGGAAAGCGGGTTTTAATCCTGGAAGCGGGAACTGGTTATGGTTTAACCCTTGAGGGCTTTCAAGGTCACGTTGATACCTTCTATGGCGCAGTAGACAAGAACGCCAACTCCCCTTATCCCGTAAACCGTAATGCCCTTAGCCCCACTGATGGAGCTAATCATTATTTTGAAGAAAAAGGACCATTACCTCTTAGCGGTTCTTATACAAGGGTATTGGGCGGAACTACCATGCACTGGGAAGGGAAAACCATCCGAATGCTACCCGAAGATTTTGAATTAAAAACTAGGTATGGCAAAGGTCTTGACTGGCCAATTAAGTATGAAGACCTGATGCCCTACTACCGCCAAGCGGAGTATGAAATGGGGGTTTCTGGAGACGTAGAAGGACAAAAACGTCTAGGTGTTCCCTTTAAAGAGGGCTATGTGTTCCCTATGTTGGAGCTTCCTCCTTCTTACTTGGATCAGAAAGTTAGTGAGGGACTGAAAGGATCTACCGTCGAACTAGAAGGCGAGACCATTAAATTACAACTCAGTACCTTTCCTCAAGGTCGCAATAGTATCCCTAATCCCAAGTATAATGAGTACGGGCATAAAGCTGATATTCGCTTCGTTCCTGATGGAATTGCTAGTGTTAAGCCTCTAGAGTATGGGGAACGCTGCCAAGGTAACGCGAACTGTGTCCCTATCTGTCCAGTGCAAGCGAAGTATGATGCCCGCAAAACCTTAAATACCATAGCTTTTCCTGATCGAGTAGATTTACTTGCCCAGGCTGTAGCCTATAAAGTGGAAGTTAATCCCGATAACGGTCGTGTCACCGCTATTCACTACAAGCACTATCAGGATAAAAACTCTCCTGATCATATCGTTGGTATAGCTCAAGGCACTTTATTTGTCTTAGCTGCCCATGCAGTCGAAAATGCCAAGCTGATGCTTGCTTCCAATTTGAAGAGTAGCAATGATCTAATGGGACGCAACCTCATGGATCATCCTTTCCTCTTAGCTTGGGCTTTGATGCCGGAAGTAACTGGGACAATGCGAGGACCCCTAGTGACATCAGGAATCGGAACTTTCCGTAAAGGTAAGTTTCGTCACAACCAATGCACATTTGCAATGGATATCCATAATGATGGTTGGGGATGGTCAGGAACAGGCGCTACTGACATAGTGCGAAATGCTGTGGAAAAGGGGAATCTGTATGGTTCTCAACTGCGTCAAGAACTGATTAGCAAGATATCACGGCAGTTACTATTAGCCTTCATGTGCGAATTACCCGCCGATTACAATAACCGAGTCACAATTGATCCTCAATATAAGGATCAACTGGGTAATTATCGTCCTGTCATTCATTTTGATGTACCTGATTATTGCAAAAAAACCTTTGCTTACGCCCGAAATCTCTCCAAGAAGATTTTCAAGGATTTAGGTGCGGAAGATCATACCCATTACGATGACACAGACCCTGCCTATTTTGAGTATGAAGGTGAAGGCTACTGGTTCCGGGGAGGAAATCACTTTTCAGGAACTCACGTCATGGGAACGACTAAAGACAACTCGGTTGTTGATAAATATATGCGTTCTTGGGATCATCGGAATCTTTACATGGTTGGAGCAGGAAGTATGCCCTCCATTGGTAGTTCCAATACTACATTAGACATCTCCGAAAACTATCAAACCCTTGCAGTTACGATATTTTTGGTGAGCGATCGCTAA